The following proteins come from a genomic window of Nodularia sp. LEGE 06071:
- a CDS encoding recombinase family protein — translation MKIIAYAYSNPLLEPSADVNDWGWEVDRVYQDLGNRTQLQKLITDCKTEPADYLLIHRLEELGESLDQVSDRLHELEAMGIIIIATEQPYTSENSLLGSDLWKLLQEIQRQQHSRSIRQAHAYNRLQASPPPGKAPYGYRRSQEKYTIDRSTSPVVKDFFEHFLLYASLRGAVRYLAKKYGKKISVTTGRRWLTNPVYRGDTAYHHNQIISDTHIPIISREEAAQIDRILRRNSRLPSRTASAPRSLAGLVICSQCQSHTTVTRVSQPYQDKEYLYLRPISCTQHPKCRAIPYQDVLEQTIQIICRDLPLAVAGMDFPQLDTIKNSLGQAIARQQEILQQLPALVETGILDDETAKLRAYKLRTEISQLQAKLATLPPVNLRSVAQAVSIPQFWFDLSEAERRFYLREFIKQIEIIRQEKAWELRIIFIF, via the coding sequence ATGAAAATTATTGCTTATGCTTACAGTAATCCTTTACTAGAACCTTCTGCTGATGTCAATGATTGGGGATGGGAGGTGGATCGAGTTTATCAAGATTTGGGTAACAGAACGCAGTTACAGAAATTAATCACGGACTGTAAAACTGAACCAGCAGATTATCTGCTTATCCATCGTTTGGAAGAATTGGGAGAGAGTTTAGACCAAGTGAGCGATCGCTTGCATGAACTCGAAGCAATGGGGATAATCATCATAGCCACCGAACAACCCTACACTTCAGAAAATTCTCTTCTTGGTTCTGATTTGTGGAAATTACTCCAGGAAATCCAACGTCAGCAGCATAGCCGCAGTATCCGCCAAGCACACGCCTACAACCGTCTGCAAGCCTCACCGCCTCCTGGTAAAGCTCCCTATGGCTATCGTCGTAGTCAGGAAAAATATACTATTGATCGCAGTACCTCACCAGTAGTTAAAGATTTTTTTGAACACTTCTTACTTTATGCTTCCCTGCGCGGCGCAGTGCGTTACTTGGCGAAAAAATATGGGAAGAAAATTTCTGTGACTACCGGAAGACGCTGGCTGACTAATCCCGTTTATCGCGGTGATACAGCTTATCACCATAATCAAATTATCTCTGATACCCATATCCCCATCATATCCAGAGAAGAAGCGGCTCAAATTGACCGAATTTTACGGCGTAACAGTCGTTTACCATCTCGAACTGCGAGCGCACCACGTTCTTTAGCTGGGTTGGTGATTTGTAGTCAGTGTCAGTCACATACAACAGTTACCCGTGTCAGCCAGCCCTACCAAGATAAAGAGTATCTTTATTTACGTCCAATTAGCTGTACTCAACATCCCAAATGTCGGGCGATTCCCTACCAGGATGTATTAGAACAGACAATTCAAATTATTTGCCGTGACTTACCCCTGGCTGTAGCCGGAATGGATTTTCCGCAGTTGGATACCATTAAGAACAGTTTAGGGCAAGCGATCGCACGTCAGCAAGAAATCCTCCAGCAATTACCCGCTTTAGTCGAAACCGGGATTTTGGACGATGAAACCGCTAAATTAAGGGCTTACAAACTCCGCACAGAAATTTCTCAACTCCAAGCCAAACTAGCGACACTTCCCCCAGTCAACTTGCGTTCTGTCGCTCAAGCTGTGTCCATTCCCCAATTTTGGTTCGACTTATCAGAAGCCGAAAGAAGATTTTACTTGCGAGAATTTATCAAACAAATTGAAATCATTCGCCAAGAAAAAGCCTGGGAGTTACGGATAATTTTTATTTTTTAG
- a CDS encoding VOC family protein, translating to MQINQSLHTAILVTDLAKSENFYGQVLGLSKIDRTLKYPGAWYQVGNYQLHLIVATTVPTDNPQEKWGRNPHIAFSVADLDVAKQELLNQNYPIQVSASGRAALFTQDPDGNIIELSQQ from the coding sequence ATGCAGATTAACCAGTCTCTCCATACAGCCATTCTCGTGACTGACTTAGCAAAATCCGAAAATTTTTATGGTCAGGTGTTGGGATTATCTAAAATAGATCGTACCCTCAAATACCCCGGTGCATGGTATCAAGTGGGTAACTATCAACTCCACCTGATAGTTGCAACTACTGTCCCCACAGATAACCCGCAGGAAAAATGGGGACGCAATCCTCACATTGCTTTTTCTGTGGCTGATTTGGATGTTGCTAAACAAGAGTTACTCAATCAAAATTATCCCATTCAAGTGAGTGCTTCTGGTCGCGCCGCTCTCTTCACTCAAGACCCAGATGGGAATATTATCGAACTCAGTCAGCAGTGA
- a CDS encoding DUF4383 domain-containing protein, which produces MENVNLAKMTERYCALSIGVIYLLLGLAGFVPALVSLPGTSASYIPADVAPNAYAAGFGLIFGVIPTNFLHNLVRCAVGFWGIASYNNANSARIFNRVFAITYAVLAIMGFLPFAKSFFGLMPIFGINVWLNAIAAIAAGYYGIVIPAKIMGVNVSQNV; this is translated from the coding sequence ATGGAAAACGTCAACTTGGCGAAAATGACAGAGCGTTACTGCGCTTTGAGCATCGGTGTAATTTATTTGCTTTTAGGTTTAGCTGGATTTGTCCCTGCTTTAGTTTCATTACCAGGGACAAGCGCATCTTATATCCCGGCGGATGTAGCTCCTAACGCCTATGCTGCGGGATTTGGTTTGATATTTGGGGTAATTCCCACTAATTTCTTGCATAACCTTGTACGTTGCGCTGTGGGATTTTGGGGAATTGCTTCCTACAACAATGCTAACAGCGCTCGCATATTCAATCGTGTTTTTGCTATTACTTATGCGGTACTAGCGATTATGGGATTTTTACCCTTTGCTAAGTCATTTTTCGGCTTAATGCCTATTTTTGGAATTAATGTTTGGCTGAATGCCATAGCTGCGATTGCGGCTGGCTATTATGGTATTGTCATCCCTGCAAAAATTATGGGTGTTAATGTATCCCAAAACGTCTAA